A window of the Syntrophothermus lipocalidus DSM 12680 genome harbors these coding sequences:
- the queA gene encoding tRNA preQ1(34) S-adenosylmethionine ribosyltransferase-isomerase QueA produces MDIYSLETYQYQLPPELVAQYPVQPRDHSRLLVVERETKKFRDRYFFALAEYLGEKHVLVLNETRVIPVRLRGIKETGAHVEILLLRKVGEDWQALVRPARRLKPGAVIQFTCGAKAEIIQELGFAGGRVIRFQGVSDWYGFLENEGEVPLPPYISRPPTEQDKETYQTVYAARPGSAAAPTAGLHFTEQLLTRLTQQGVEVVKLLLHVGLGTFRPVESPDIRQHRMHQEYYELGEQEAERLNDARAAGKRIVAVGTTVVRTLESAYEEKRGYVPRQGFTDCYIYPGYRFRAVDQLITNFHLPKSSLLMLVCAFAGIDLTLAAYRHAVENRYRFFSYGDAMYVI; encoded by the coding sequence ATGGACATATACAGTCTAGAAACTTATCAATACCAGTTACCGCCGGAACTGGTAGCTCAATACCCGGTTCAGCCTCGCGACCACTCCCGGCTTTTGGTGGTGGAGCGGGAGACAAAGAAATTTCGAGACCGTTATTTTTTTGCACTCGCCGAATACCTTGGAGAAAAGCATGTTCTGGTCCTCAATGAGACCAGGGTTATTCCGGTTCGTCTCAGAGGTATCAAGGAAACGGGAGCACATGTGGAAATCTTACTCCTGCGCAAGGTTGGTGAGGATTGGCAAGCCTTGGTACGCCCTGCCCGTCGCTTGAAACCCGGGGCGGTGATTCAGTTTACCTGTGGAGCAAAAGCCGAAATTATTCAGGAATTAGGCTTTGCCGGAGGTCGGGTTATAAGATTTCAGGGGGTAAGCGACTGGTACGGTTTTCTTGAGAATGAGGGGGAGGTTCCGCTTCCTCCATACATTAGCCGCCCTCCTACCGAGCAGGATAAGGAAACATACCAAACGGTTTATGCTGCCCGCCCAGGTTCGGCCGCAGCACCTACGGCTGGTCTCCATTTTACCGAACAATTATTGACCAGGCTTACTCAACAGGGAGTCGAAGTGGTCAAGTTGCTCTTGCACGTCGGCCTGGGAACCTTTCGCCCAGTCGAAAGCCCGGATATACGCCAGCACCGGATGCACCAAGAGTACTATGAATTGGGAGAACAGGAAGCTGAACGCTTGAACGATGCCCGGGCTGCGGGTAAAAGAATCGTAGCAGTTGGCACTACAGTAGTGAGGACCCTGGAAAGCGCGTATGAGGAGAAGCGTGGCTATGTACCCCGCCAGGGGTTTACGGATTGCTATATCTATCCGGGGTACCGCTTCAGGGCGGTAGACCAGCTTATAACTAATTTTCATCTCCCGAAGTCGTCGTTACTGATGTTGGTTTGTGCCTTTGCGGGAATAGATCTTACGTTAGCCGCCTACCGTCACGCAGTAGAGAATCGCTACCGGTTTTTTAGTTACGGGGATGCGATGTATGTTATTTAG
- a CDS encoding DUF2905 domain-containing protein, with protein sequence MEGMAKLLIVSGLILVVLGMVFLGAAKFGGSFRLPGDIYYHRGNFTFYFPVVTCIVLSLILTFLLNLFWRR encoded by the coding sequence ATGGAAGGAATGGCTAAGTTATTAATCGTAAGCGGTTTAATACTTGTGGTATTGGGGATGGTATTTTTGGGGGCGGCTAAATTCGGAGGAAGTTTCCGTTTGCCGGGGGACATTTACTACCACCGGGGCAACTTTACGTTTTATTTTCCAGTTGTTACGTGTATCGTCCTTAGCTTGATACTGACCTTTCTTTTAAACTTGTTCTGGCGGCGTTAG
- a CDS encoding epoxyqueuosine reductase QueH translates to MKLLLHVCCGPCATYPVPFLREKGFELWGYFYNPNIHPFTEYAKRRESFYRYAELDKLMIIKNDEYSFEDYWQRVSFREGRRCFFCYHLRLEQTARIARRGKFEGFSTTLLVSPFQKHDLIRETGESMADKYGVPFVYFDFREGFKETVARSRALGLYRQQYCGCLFSEVERFQPSKKGDFADGRNG, encoded by the coding sequence TTGAAGTTGCTGTTGCATGTTTGCTGTGGACCCTGTGCTACTTACCCGGTTCCTTTCTTGCGGGAAAAGGGGTTTGAGCTCTGGGGCTACTTTTACAATCCTAATATACATCCTTTTACCGAGTACGCTAAACGAAGGGAATCTTTTTATCGGTATGCTGAACTGGATAAGCTCATGATAATTAAGAATGACGAGTACAGTTTCGAAGACTACTGGCAGAGGGTTTCATTCCGCGAGGGTCGTCGGTGTTTTTTCTGCTACCACCTTCGCTTGGAACAAACCGCCCGGATAGCCCGGAGAGGCAAATTTGAGGGCTTCAGTACTACTTTGTTAGTAAGCCCTTTTCAGAAGCATGACCTTATTAGGGAAACTGGAGAGTCAATGGCAGATAAGTACGGCGTTCCTTTTGTGTATTTCGATTTCAGAGAGGGCTTTAAGGAAACGGTAGCGAGATCAAGAGCTTTGGGGCTGTACCGACAGCAGTACTGTGGTTGTCTTTTTAGCGAAGTCGAGCGATTCCAACCATCAAAGAAAGGGGATTTTGCTGATGGAAGGAATGGCTAA
- a CDS encoding YebC/PmpR family DNA-binding transcriptional regulator encodes MSGHSKWANIKHKKARSDEKKGKVFTKIAKEIIIAARDGGGDPDNNPRLKALIQKAKGVNMPNENILRAIKRGTGEIEGGNIEEVTYEGYGPGGVALMLSIVTDNRNRTAADIRHLFSKHGGNLGEAGCVSWMFRKKGLLTLNSEDIGMDADEFMLIAIEAGAEDVREDSGVLEVITSPEDFSTVKEQLENYGIRFDSAQVAMVPETIVDVNDLETAKKVLKLVDILEDHDDVQEVYANFSIPDDIMEKVQLQ; translated from the coding sequence ATGTCAGGTCATTCTAAATGGGCGAACATTAAACACAAGAAGGCACGTTCGGATGAAAAAAAGGGAAAAGTGTTTACTAAGATAGCCAAGGAGATTATCATAGCTGCTCGAGACGGAGGAGGGGATCCTGATAATAACCCTCGTCTTAAAGCATTGATTCAGAAAGCTAAGGGCGTTAACATGCCGAATGAAAACATACTCCGTGCCATCAAACGGGGAACAGGTGAAATAGAAGGCGGCAATATCGAAGAGGTGACTTATGAAGGATACGGACCGGGCGGAGTCGCTTTGATGCTGTCTATCGTGACTGACAACCGAAACCGGACAGCTGCCGACATCAGACACCTGTTTTCCAAACATGGGGGCAACCTGGGGGAAGCCGGGTGTGTTAGCTGGATGTTCAGGAAAAAAGGGCTTCTAACCTTGAATTCAGAGGACATAGGAATGGATGCAGATGAGTTTATGCTGATTGCCATTGAAGCAGGGGCCGAAGACGTGAGGGAAGACTCAGGAGTGCTAGAGGTTATTACTTCGCCTGAAGATTTTAGCACGGTGAAGGAGCAGTTGGAGAATTACGGAATAAGATTTGACAGCGCGCAAGTGGCTATGGTTCCGGAAACCATAGTGGATGTTAATGATTTGGAGACAGCGAAAAAGGTGCTGAAGCTGGTGGATATCCTTGAAGACCACGACGACGTACAGGAGGTCTATGCCAACTTTTCAATTCCCGACGATATTATGGAGAAAGTACAGCTCCAGTAG
- the ruvB gene encoding Holliday junction branch migration DNA helicase RuvB translates to MKRLVSPGRVEEDFIETNIEISLRPSRLAEYIGQEKAKENIAVFIDSALQRKEPLDHVLLSGPPGLGKTTLASVIANEMGKPIRKTSGPALERPGDLAAILTNLEPGEVLFIDEIHRLNRVVEEILYPAMEDFAIDIVIGKGPSARTLRLDLPPFTLIGATTRPGLLSSPLRDRFGILCRLDFYEEDELILIITRSAALLGISIDEGGAREIARRARGTPRIANRLLKRVRDFAVVQSGGTIDAEIAAMALSKLEIDERGLDRIDRTILDIIISKFNGGPVGLDTLAAAVSEEPDTLLDVYEPYLLKIGFIQRSPRGRMVTPSGYRHLGYKCSEDHGGRLFAINEE, encoded by the coding sequence ATGAAGAGATTGGTGTCACCTGGGAGGGTAGAAGAAGACTTCATCGAGACGAATATCGAGATTTCATTGCGGCCGTCAAGACTTGCAGAATATATAGGGCAGGAGAAGGCGAAAGAAAATATCGCCGTTTTCATCGATTCGGCTCTACAAAGGAAGGAACCTTTAGACCATGTTTTGCTTTCAGGTCCTCCCGGGCTGGGAAAGACCACCTTAGCCAGTGTTATTGCCAACGAGATGGGGAAACCGATTAGAAAGACTTCAGGACCGGCTCTCGAGCGCCCGGGCGATTTGGCTGCTATCCTAACTAACCTGGAACCGGGGGAAGTGCTCTTCATCGACGAAATTCATCGGTTAAACCGAGTGGTAGAAGAAATACTCTACCCTGCCATGGAGGACTTTGCCATCGATATCGTAATCGGTAAGGGACCGAGTGCTCGAACTCTAAGGTTGGATCTGCCACCTTTTACGTTAATAGGGGCGACGACTCGTCCTGGACTTTTGAGTTCACCCCTGCGGGACCGTTTCGGTATTCTTTGCCGTTTGGATTTTTACGAGGAAGATGAATTAATTCTGATCATAACGAGATCGGCTGCTTTGCTGGGTATCAGTATCGATGAGGGCGGAGCTAGGGAAATAGCCCGTCGGGCTAGAGGGACTCCTCGAATAGCTAACCGCCTTTTAAAAAGGGTCAGAGACTTCGCTGTGGTTCAGTCAGGGGGAACGATTGACGCAGAAATCGCGGCCATGGCTTTATCCAAATTGGAAATCGATGAACGAGGACTGGACCGAATCGACCGGACAATACTGGATATTATCATTTCAAAATTTAATGGAGGACCGGTGGGGTTAGATACATTAGCCGCCGCCGTTTCCGAAGAACCCGATACCTTACTCGACGTTTACGAGCCATATTTGCTGAAGATCGGCTTTATCCAAAGATCGCCCCGAGGGAGAATGGTAACTCCCAGCGGGTACCGCCACCTGGGTTACAAGTGCTCCGAGGATCACGGGGGCCGACTTTTTGCGATCAATGAGGAGTGA
- a CDS encoding anti-sigma-I factor RsgI family protein yields the protein MAVIKGVVLESSESGAVILTRSGRFRRVRARKYLPDVGTEIQYREWGRDVVWYGVAVVVLFVLMLQIAAFLSPAVYMSIESGPGIKLGINRFGLVVNPVSTDENGARILNQVSVRGRDAGSALEALLNKSLAEGLIETPRHEVVLIAVPVNQTGDRLLRKLVPPLNGRLESWFAENGGSHTSVEICVTRKPDE from the coding sequence ATGGCTGTAATTAAGGGAGTGGTGCTCGAAAGCAGCGAAAGCGGTGCCGTAATACTGACAAGAAGCGGCCGTTTCCGCAGAGTACGAGCAAGAAAGTACCTACCGGATGTCGGAACTGAGATTCAGTACCGGGAATGGGGGCGAGATGTAGTCTGGTACGGGGTAGCCGTTGTGGTTTTGTTTGTCTTAATGTTGCAGATAGCGGCGTTTCTAAGCCCTGCAGTTTACATGAGTATTGAAAGTGGCCCAGGAATTAAACTAGGGATCAACAGGTTCGGGTTGGTAGTGAACCCCGTTTCTACTGATGAAAACGGGGCCAGGATTCTGAACCAAGTCTCGGTAAGGGGACGAGATGCCGGTTCAGCTCTGGAAGCGCTACTGAACAAGTCGTTGGCCGAGGGTCTGATCGAGACGCCGAGGCATGAAGTAGTACTGATAGCGGTTCCGGTAAACCAAACTGGAGATCGGCTTTTAAGGAAACTTGTTCCGCCTCTAAATGGGCGTTTAGAGAGTTGGTTCGCGGAAAACGGCGGGTCCCACACGTCGGTTGAGATTTGTGTTACGCGCAAACCGGACGAGTAA
- a CDS encoding HD domain-containing protein: MVTLEEVRQSAIVDAFIRKGNEHLGVLGYTDHGYDHVTLVAERAYTILKKLGVSEREAELAAIAGYLHDIGNVINRVGHSQSGALMSLHILRAMGMPAEEISVVAAAIGNHDEGSGHPINRVAAALILADKSHVHRSRVRNPDISTFDIHDRVNYAVEEASLRVNEENMTITMDLVIDINICPVMEYFEIFLSRMVMCRRAADFLGCEFELIINGAKLL; this comes from the coding sequence ATGGTGACATTGGAGGAGGTAAGACAGAGCGCGATCGTCGATGCCTTTATCAGGAAAGGGAACGAACATCTGGGGGTGCTCGGGTACACGGATCACGGATACGATCACGTCACTCTAGTGGCAGAACGAGCTTACACCATATTGAAGAAGCTGGGAGTCTCTGAGAGAGAAGCTGAATTAGCCGCCATAGCCGGGTATCTGCACGATATAGGGAATGTGATCAACCGGGTTGGGCATAGCCAGAGCGGGGCCTTGATGTCATTGCACATACTGAGGGCTATGGGCATGCCGGCTGAGGAGATATCTGTAGTGGCGGCGGCTATCGGGAACCATGACGAGGGCAGTGGGCATCCCATAAACCGGGTAGCTGCAGCCTTAATCTTGGCCGATAAGTCTCATGTCCACCGTTCTCGGGTGAGAAACCCCGATATATCAACCTTCGATATCCATGACCGTGTTAATTATGCTGTAGAAGAAGCTTCGCTCAGGGTCAACGAGGAAAACATGACCATTACGATGGACCTGGTGATAGACATTAACATATGCCCGGTCATGGAGTATTTTGAGATATTTTTAAGCCGGATGGTTATGTGTAGGAGAGCAGCTGATTTCCTGGGCTGTGAGTTCGAACTCATAATAAACGGGGCCAAGCTGCTTTAG
- the nadE gene encoding NAD(+) synthase, giving the protein MVVDLLTEWLKTRVQEAGAQGVVFGLSGGIDSAVVGALSRRAFGDDVLGIIMPCQSSVQDMLDAKLVADELSIPCIMVELDDAYQLLLGQYEAFVKIGNEEKARQVKGNIKPRLRMITLYYFAQALGYLVVGTSNRDELEVGYFTKYGDGGVDLMPIGALVKSQVRELAKFLGVPECIINKVPSAGLYENQTDEAEMGIRYEDLDRYLLTGEGTDEIVRKIRTMQKLSEHKRRLPPIPEL; this is encoded by the coding sequence ATGGTGGTTGACCTACTGACGGAATGGCTTAAAACCAGAGTCCAAGAAGCAGGTGCCCAAGGGGTCGTATTCGGCCTTAGCGGGGGAATCGATTCGGCAGTAGTAGGAGCTCTATCCCGCCGTGCTTTCGGGGACGATGTACTCGGAATAATCATGCCTTGTCAAAGCAGTGTTCAGGACATGTTGGACGCGAAGCTGGTAGCGGACGAGTTGTCTATTCCCTGCATCATGGTGGAACTGGACGATGCTTACCAGTTACTGCTCGGGCAGTATGAGGCTTTTGTTAAGATAGGGAATGAGGAGAAGGCCCGTCAGGTTAAGGGTAACATTAAACCGCGTTTACGCATGATAACTCTCTATTATTTTGCCCAGGCTTTGGGATATTTGGTGGTAGGCACGAGTAACCGTGATGAGCTGGAAGTCGGGTACTTTACCAAGTATGGTGATGGGGGAGTAGACCTTATGCCCATCGGGGCTTTAGTTAAATCACAGGTGAGAGAACTGGCCAAGTTCTTGGGGGTTCCGGAATGTATCATTAATAAGGTTCCTTCGGCTGGCTTGTACGAGAATCAAACGGACGAAGCGGAGATGGGCATCCGCTATGAGGATTTGGACCGTTACCTTTTAACTGGTGAAGGTACGGATGAAATTGTACGGAAGATCAGGACCATGCAGAAGCTGTCCGAGCATAAGCGGAGATTGCCCCCGATTCCCGAACTGTAA
- a CDS encoding BofC C-terminal domain-containing protein codes for MIRPYRGAVLAGTLLLSFALGYGLAHNWPRFKNFDFKPAAIDSKKEFMVQDKTPVILEQVYTRCGHVTTSEFKGKKYLIGKSLSGVRELYPVRDGYLVWFEDNGSLVIYQRIDDWCPKDKNLCHLGAYKGYLAVYKGPSGNNQEVARVTKIRVEDLPEKIQEDVLNGKMEFNNETALNDVLESLDEYE; via the coding sequence ATGATCAGGCCTTACCGGGGTGCAGTTCTTGCAGGAACCTTGCTGTTAAGTTTTGCACTGGGCTACGGGCTTGCCCACAACTGGCCCCGTTTCAAGAATTTCGATTTCAAGCCCGCCGCAATAGACAGCAAAAAAGAATTCATGGTTCAGGATAAAACCCCGGTGATATTGGAACAGGTCTATACCCGCTGCGGTCATGTGACTACCAGTGAGTTCAAAGGGAAGAAATATCTGATTGGGAAATCGCTGAGCGGGGTTAGGGAATTATATCCGGTGCGAGATGGGTATCTCGTGTGGTTCGAGGACAATGGGTCGCTCGTGATTTACCAGAGGATTGACGATTGGTGTCCTAAGGATAAGAATCTCTGCCACTTGGGCGCATATAAGGGATACCTGGCTGTTTATAAGGGACCTTCAGGGAATAACCAGGAGGTGGCGCGCGTGACCAAGATACGGGTCGAAGACTTGCCAGAAAAAATTCAAGAAGATGTATTGAACGGGAAGATGGAGTTCAATAACGAAACTGCTTTAAATGACGTTTTGGAAAGCCTAGATGAGTATGAGTAA
- the tgt gene encoding tRNA guanosine(34) transglycosylase Tgt: protein MFGFVINRKCSATGARLGVLSTPHGVFETPMFMPVGTQATVKTLIPEELYEIGTGIILANSYHLYLRPGTEIIHMAGGLHRFMNYRRGILTDSGGYQVFSLAPLRRITDDGVYFNSHIDGSRHFLNPEKVISIQEDLGADIIMCFDECSPYPCKYEEAREAVSRTTKWAERCLQAHRREDQALFGIVQGNVYEDLRIESAASLVSLGFDGYAIGGLSVGEPKEDMYRIIEVMNTVLPEDKPRYLMGVGAPEDLVEGVKRGVDMFDCVLPTRLARHGTAYTSRGKLVIRNAEYRDDFRPLDEECGCYVCHNYTRAYLRHLFKAEEILALRLLTYHNIYFLIKLMENIRSAIQEDRLLVFCERFLTRYSEPSGN, encoded by the coding sequence ATGTTTGGTTTTGTCATAAACAGGAAATGTTCGGCAACAGGAGCTCGCTTAGGGGTTCTATCCACTCCCCACGGGGTTTTCGAAACTCCCATGTTCATGCCAGTCGGAACTCAGGCAACGGTTAAGACCCTGATTCCGGAAGAACTGTACGAGATAGGAACAGGGATCATCCTTGCCAACAGTTATCACCTGTATCTCAGGCCAGGAACCGAGATCATACATATGGCAGGAGGGCTTCACCGTTTTATGAACTACCGCAGGGGAATTCTTACCGATAGCGGCGGGTATCAGGTCTTTAGCTTGGCCCCCTTGCGGAGAATAACCGACGATGGTGTGTATTTCAATTCCCATATCGACGGTTCTCGCCACTTTCTGAATCCAGAGAAGGTTATTTCTATTCAAGAAGACCTGGGAGCGGATATAATTATGTGTTTTGACGAATGTTCGCCCTACCCGTGCAAGTATGAAGAAGCGAGAGAAGCTGTGAGTAGGACAACCAAGTGGGCAGAGAGATGTTTGCAGGCACACCGGAGAGAGGACCAGGCCTTATTCGGCATCGTGCAAGGCAACGTATATGAGGATTTAAGGATTGAGAGCGCCGCGTCGTTGGTATCCTTGGGATTTGACGGGTACGCCATAGGCGGTTTGTCAGTAGGGGAACCGAAGGAAGACATGTACCGCATCATCGAGGTCATGAACACAGTGTTACCAGAAGATAAACCGCGTTACCTCATGGGAGTAGGCGCGCCGGAGGACTTGGTGGAAGGCGTAAAAAGAGGAGTGGACATGTTTGACTGCGTGCTCCCTACCCGATTGGCGAGGCACGGTACTGCTTATACCTCGCGGGGAAAACTGGTGATTAGAAACGCGGAGTATCGTGATGATTTTCGACCCTTAGACGAGGAATGCGGGTGCTATGTCTGCCATAATTACACTCGGGCTTACCTTCGCCACCTGTTCAAGGCCGAAGAGATCTTGGCTTTAAGGCTTTTGACTTACCACAATATTTACTTTTTGATTAAATTGATGGAGAATATAAGAAGCGCAATTCAGGAGGACAGGTTATTGGTCTTTTGCGAAAGGTTTTTGACCAGGTATTCAGAGCCGAGCGGCAACTAG
- the ruvA gene encoding Holliday junction branch migration protein RuvA: MIAFLRGILVDTGTDCVYLDVNGVGFEVTVPPRVLNRVTCIGQEVFLYTYLQTLENEFRIYGFLDEDERQLFRTLLSIPGLGAKTCLGIVSSMTTEELYRAVLAQDEKSLTSVPGIGRKTAQRLIFELQNKWPKTDLIATTASENLRSSWTDTISALETLGFKSSELIPILSQLQAKNELGEAVEENVRKVLRLKGASAKS; this comes from the coding sequence GTGATTGCTTTTTTAAGGGGAATCTTGGTAGACACAGGCACTGACTGCGTGTACTTGGACGTGAACGGAGTAGGGTTCGAAGTGACGGTACCACCGCGTGTCCTCAACCGTGTGACTTGCATAGGGCAGGAAGTCTTTCTGTACACTTATCTGCAGACCCTGGAAAACGAGTTTAGAATTTACGGATTTTTGGACGAAGATGAGCGCCAGCTGTTCCGGACGTTATTGAGCATTCCTGGTTTGGGAGCGAAGACTTGTTTGGGGATCGTATCCTCTATGACTACGGAAGAGCTATACCGCGCGGTGTTGGCTCAGGACGAAAAGAGCCTGACGAGTGTACCGGGGATTGGGCGTAAAACGGCACAAAGGCTGATTTTTGAGCTGCAAAACAAGTGGCCCAAAACTGATTTAATAGCTACGACGGCGAGCGAGAATCTACGCTCGAGCTGGACCGATACCATCAGCGCATTGGAAACCCTAGGTTTTAAGAGCAGCGAGCTAATTCCAATCTTATCTCAATTACAGGCCAAAAACGAGCTAGGAGAGGCGGTAGAAGAAAACGTGAGGAAAGTTCTTAGGCTGAAAGGAGCAAGCGCAAAGTCCTGA
- the yajC gene encoding preprotein translocase subunit YajC, with amino-acid sequence MEWKGLAAYILTFLVAFYLLIVLPRQRQEKKHQQFIEDLKVHDKVVTISGILGEVRKVKDTTIILRVAEGVELEVLKKAIAYKQE; translated from the coding sequence TTGGAGTGGAAAGGGTTGGCCGCGTATATACTAACTTTCTTAGTCGCGTTTTATCTACTCATCGTTTTACCTAGGCAGCGGCAAGAAAAAAAGCACCAGCAGTTTATCGAGGATTTGAAGGTTCATGACAAGGTGGTTACCATCAGCGGGATACTGGGCGAGGTAAGAAAGGTTAAAGATACAACTATAATACTTAGAGTGGCGGAGGGTGTGGAATTAGAGGTGCTTAAAAAGGCGATAGCTTATAAGCAAGAGTAA
- the ruvC gene encoding crossover junction endodeoxyribonuclease RuvC, with translation MIVLGIDPGTATTGYGVLEDIGGKARLIDYGVVRTSSGTNQAIRLLEIHNRIEQVIQCYSPSVLAVEELFFSRNAKTAITVGQARGVVLMTAAERGLVIYEYTPLEVKQAVVGFGNADKRQVQAMVKAILQMKEIPKPDDAADALAVAICHIHAARLAKVRGTQL, from the coding sequence ATGATAGTATTAGGTATTGATCCGGGAACGGCGACGACTGGATACGGCGTGCTTGAAGACATAGGTGGGAAAGCCCGCTTGATCGACTACGGTGTAGTCCGAACCTCATCGGGTACGAACCAAGCCATTCGGTTACTAGAGATACATAACCGAATTGAACAGGTTATCCAATGTTATTCGCCTTCGGTTTTGGCGGTAGAAGAACTGTTTTTCAGCCGCAACGCCAAGACCGCAATCACCGTAGGTCAAGCCCGGGGGGTAGTTTTGATGACTGCTGCCGAGAGAGGGCTTGTTATTTACGAGTACACGCCCTTAGAGGTTAAGCAGGCGGTCGTTGGGTTTGGAAACGCAGACAAGCGACAGGTTCAAGCGATGGTTAAAGCCATACTGCAAATGAAAGAAATACCAAAACCTGACGACGCAGCCGATGCCTTAGCGGTAGCGATATGTCATATCCACGCTGCCCGGCTGGCGAAAGTGAGGGGAACCCAGTTGTGA
- the secD gene encoding protein translocase subunit SecD, which translates to MSNRTGLIKLIAMLIAVGIVAYVAYQPIIHNLNLGLDLRGGVHVVMEAKERPGQKITDDTLKKTVGVLRNRVDRLGVKEPVIQTQGDRRVIIELAGVKDPNEAIRVIGKTAELQFIDENGKVWVTGRNLKDAKAGIDQEGQPKVDLTFDKEGAELFRKATKENLGKRIAIVLDKEIISQPVVRNEIPSGQAEISGGFESAKDAENLAVLLRSGALPVTLEMAQKWTVGPTLGSDSLAKSIKAGIIGLLAILIFMIGYYRLPGFLADISLVVYSMLVLGVMALGKFTLTLPGIAGFLLSIGMAVDANIIIYERLKDELRAGKTLLAAVDAGFKRAFWTIFDSNLTTLIAAVILMYFGIGPIKGFAVTLAIGIVTSMFTAVVFTRWLLKWAAESFRNPKYYGV; encoded by the coding sequence GTGAGCAACCGAACCGGTTTGATAAAACTGATAGCGATGTTGATAGCTGTTGGGATAGTAGCCTATGTAGCTTACCAGCCGATCATTCACAACCTCAACCTCGGTCTTGATCTCAGGGGCGGGGTACACGTAGTAATGGAGGCCAAAGAGAGGCCGGGCCAGAAAATAACGGATGACACCCTGAAGAAAACCGTCGGGGTTTTGCGTAACCGGGTGGACCGGCTCGGGGTGAAAGAACCGGTTATCCAGACCCAGGGAGATCGTAGGGTTATCATTGAGCTGGCAGGGGTTAAGGATCCAAATGAGGCGATAAGGGTTATCGGCAAGACCGCGGAGCTGCAGTTTATCGACGAAAACGGCAAAGTGTGGGTAACGGGTAGGAACCTCAAGGACGCCAAGGCGGGTATTGACCAAGAAGGCCAGCCTAAGGTGGACCTGACTTTCGACAAGGAAGGGGCCGAGCTTTTTCGCAAGGCTACAAAAGAGAACCTGGGCAAGAGAATAGCCATTGTACTGGACAAAGAAATCATCAGCCAGCCAGTGGTGAGAAACGAGATTCCCAGCGGCCAGGCCGAAATAAGCGGAGGGTTTGAATCGGCTAAGGATGCGGAAAACCTGGCGGTACTGTTGAGGTCCGGGGCTTTGCCAGTTACGTTGGAGATGGCTCAAAAGTGGACTGTAGGCCCAACCTTGGGCAGCGACTCATTAGCCAAGAGTATAAAGGCCGGGATAATCGGTTTGCTGGCGATATTAATATTCATGATCGGGTATTACCGGCTGCCGGGCTTTCTGGCAGACATTTCTCTGGTAGTATATTCGATGCTGGTCCTGGGAGTAATGGCTCTGGGCAAGTTCACGCTTACCTTGCCGGGAATTGCCGGATTTCTCCTGTCCATAGGTATGGCAGTGGATGCTAACATTATCATTTACGAACGGCTAAAAGACGAACTCCGCGCTGGGAAAACTCTTCTGGCGGCAGTAGATGCCGGGTTCAAGCGGGCATTTTGGACTATATTCGATTCTAACCTCACTACTTTGATAGCAGCGGTAATCCTTATGTACTTTGGCATAGGGCCGATCAAGGGATTTGCCGTGACTCTTGCCATTGGTATCGTGACCAGTATGTTTACTGCGGTGGTGTTCACGAGATGGTTGCTTAAGTGGGCGGCGGAGTCTTTCCGTAATCCCAAGTACTATGGAGTATGA